GAGCAGCGGGTCCAGCACGGCTTCGCGCGCCACCACGATGATGTGGCGCGCCCTGCAGCGGCTGAGGCCGCCCTTCGTCCATACGCTGCTGCAGCTGGCGTCTGAATGGGCGGGCATCGCAGCCGCAGAGCTGGCCACCGGCGCAGGCGGCATTCATCGCATAGGCGATGAAGCGGGCACGCCGGTGGTGACGTATGCGCAGTTGGCGGAGGCTGCCGAAGCGGCAGCCAAGCCGATCCTTGCGCATACGGAATTCGATTACCCGACGACGCCCGAAGGGCTGGTCGGGGCGCACTACCTTTACTCTTACGCAGCAGTTGCCGTAGAGGTGGAAGTGAACATGCTGACAGGCCGGGTGAAGGTGATACAAACCGATCACGTCATTGCAGCAGGTCCTGTTATTAATCCTATGGGCTTCCTTGGACAGATCGAAGGCGGCAGCGGGATGGCTCTCGGCTTTACGCTGACAGAGGACGCCGTCATGAAAGAGAGTGCCTATTTACGACATAATTTGGATACGTATTTGGTTCCAACGTTCAAGGATAGTCCACATATAATCCGAGTGGAAGCGATTGAGGAATTGCCCGTAGGGGATACATTTGGCCCTCGCGGAGTTGGAGAAATCGGTTCTGTCGGGCTGGCTCCAGCGATCACCGCAGCCGTACGGCAAGCGACCGGTATTTGGGTGAGTCGGTTGCCTCTATCACCAGAAGACATCGTGCAGTCCATCGATTGGTTAGAAAGGGTGGAGGCCATTGATTAATACAACCTATGTGCTGAAATGTGCCATTAACGGGAAAGCAGTAGCGATACCCGTACCTGCATCCAAGCGGATGTCGGACATTTTGCGTGATGACCTCCTTTTAACAGGGACCAAAGTGTCATGTGAAATTGGCAGATGCGGCGCCTGCATGGTCCTGCTGGATGGCAAGCCTGTGAACTCTTGTTTGCTAATGGCCTATCAAGCGGCCGGCAGGGAGGTCACCACCATTGAGGGGATATCCGCAGGGGAAGACCTGCATCCTGTTCAACAAGCAATGCTCGAGGAGGGGGGACTGCAGTGCGGTTATTGTACCGCTGGCATGGTCGTGACGCTAACGGCTCTATGGGAAATCAATCCTGCCCCAACAAGGGCAGAAGCGGAACAAGCATTGTGCGGAAATATATGCCGGTGCACGGGGTATGAAGGTATTTTCAGAGCAGTAGAAAGATGTGGGTTGTCGATAAAAAGAGAGGGGTAAAGCTATGATGCCGAAAAAAATGATGTTTGCTCTAACTGCAATCTTCCTAGTGATTCTAAGCGCTTGCTCCGCAAAAACGACGGAAACGAGTTCCACGACAGCACCTAGCAGTTCCCCGGCAGCTACAACGGCCACTACAGCTACACCGCAAGCTGAGAAAAAACTGCCGAAAGTCGCCTTCGTCTATATTGGTGTACCAGGTGATGGAGGCTGGACGTACGAGCACGACCAAGGGCGTATGATGCTGGAGAAAGAGCTCGGTATTAAAGCTACTACGGTTGAAAATATCCCCGAAGGCCCGGATGCAGAGCGTGTATTTGAAGAGTTGGCACAGAAAAATGATATCATTTTCGGCACCTCCTTTGGCTACATGGATTCGATGGTAAGCGTGGCTCAAAAACACCCGAACGTGAAATTCTTGCACTCCACTGGTTACAAAACACTGCCGAATTTGGGGACCTACATGGGCCGTGAATATCAAAGTGCTTACCTCGTAGGTATGGCGGCCGGTAAAATGACTAAAAACAATCATCTGGGTTATGTTGGAGCCTTCCCGATTCCGGAAGTTATTTATACGATCAACGCCTTCACATTGGGCGCTCAAAGCGTGAATCCCGATATCGATGTTTCCGTTGTTTGGAGCAATACCTGGTTTGACCCGGCAACTGAGAAGCAAGCTGCGATTTCTTTGCTCGATAAAGGCGTTGATGTCTTGGCGGCTTACCAAGATTCGCCTGCAAGTATTCAAGCGGCCGCTGAACGCAAAGTGTGGGGAATTGGCAATGATTCCGATATGAGCAGATTTGCGCCAGAAACGTACATTTCCAATCCAAAATGGAATTGGGGCCCCTATTACGTCCAAACCGTGAAAAGTATCATGGATGGTGCGTGGAAATCAGAAGCTTATTTCGGCAGCATGAAAGACGGCATTACCGATATTGCTCCTCTGGGTAAAAATGTCCCCGCCGATGTCAAAGCACTAGTTGAGAAGAAGAAGCAGGATATTTTGGCAGGCACTTTCGACGTGTTCCAAGGGCCGATTGTGGATCAAGATGGTAAAGTGCGTTATGAGCAAGGGAAAAAGATGACGGATGAAGAGATTTTAGGCACAACGTGGTTCGTGAAAGGCATTAAAGGCGTTATCCCTAAATAAGGAATAGGAGGCTGTGTCGATGACGATACAAGATAAGGCTTTGCGTAATGAATGGCATCCCGTGTTGTTGTCGTCAGCACTTCGTGAAGATCCCATCCCTGTCATTATTTTGGGTGAAAAAGTGGCCGTCTTCCGCACCTCGCAAGGCGTCCACGCCTTCAAAGATTTATGCATTCATCGGGGCGTGCCGCTATCGCTCGGCAAAGTGAAGGAAGATGAACTTGTCTGTGCTTATCATGGTTGGTCCTATAATGGCTGTGGTGCCTGCACACGAATTCCATCTTTGCCTGCTGACCGGGCCATTCCCGTGAGGGCCAAAGCGATCGTCTACGAATGTGTTGAAGCACACGGATTCATCTGGGTTTGCTTAGGCGTGCCGCTGAGTCCATTGCCCCAAGTAAGCAATTATATTCCTGCGGGCTTCAAAGAAGTGCTGATGGGTCCCTATACCTTGCAAGCGGCGGGGCCGCGCATTATCGAGAATTTCCTCGATGTCTCCCATCTCATGTTCGTGCATGAAGGTCATCTGGGAGACAGCGCCTATGCGGAGATTAACGACTATCAGGTTCAAGAGGAAAATGGGGTGCTCACATCCGAAGAAATCATCGTGTATCAACCCGATTCGGATGGAACGGGGCGAGGCTTACATAGCCGTTATGTCTATGAAGTTTTCAGTCCGCTCTGCGTAGCTTTCACCAAAAGAGAACAGGGTTCGGATCATCTCTTCCGACTGTTCCTGATGGTGCTGCCGGTGACGGAGCAAGAGAGCAAGGCATTCATGTTGAAGCAGCGCAACTACGCATATGAGGAAGCGGACGAGGTTTTCGTCAAATTCCAGGATATGCTCATTGAGCAGGATCGCATCATGGTAGAAAACCAGAAGCCCGAACTGCTGCCGCTAGATTTGCAGGCGGAACTGCATTTGAACACTGACCGATTGAGTATTGCTTACCGCAAACGGCTTCGAGAACTTGGCGTCACCTTCGGCACAGCCTAAAAAAGACGCTGCCGCGTATGGACGAAGAAGAAATTATTCCTCGTCCATGCGTGAGCAGCGTCTTTATTCATTCGCTCCATCTAAAGGGCTGTTAGCTCCAAATGTAATGTTAGATAAACAGTCTACATGAATATTTCGATGTTTGAGTTCGAGAAGCAGGAGCTGTATAAACTCTTTTTCTAGTTGCAGATCTATGGAACTAAAATAAGCGTCAATCAGCCCTTGGCTACTCAGTGATTTCATTCTGAACCTCTTACATTTCGGGGAATTATTTTCGTTTTCTGCTATTTTTAAGCAGCGTCATTCTTCTGGAATGGCGCAGCCATGAATAATACGTTTTTAAATCACGCAATTCCATCGTTTCGGACATACGCCCGAGAAATGTGATGACGATCATTTTATGTAGTGGATTGCCAAGCAAATCTTTCTCAGCTTCGTCGACCGAAAACTGTACAACCATCAATAAGTCATCGTCGATGACATAAACTTCTTCCTCATTCCGATAGTACGAAGCAATATTGCCGCTTTTGAGCTTTTCCCATAGGAAAGAGCAAATCTCTTCGAGCTTGGTGTCTTCATTGCCAATACGTGTACACCAGCGGCTATGTGCATGATGTGTGATGACGATATCCACAATTTTTTTATCTGCTAGTTGGATGTAGAAGGGATCGTAGGTATTCCAACGACTCATGACTTTATCTTTCATACCCGGAACTCCTTTCTGTTCATACCATAGATGATAAACCGGATTGATAATTTCCATATTTATACTAATTATCATAATGTTAACTCGATTTGGAATCATCACAATAATGAGTGTGATGCATGTAAATTTTTTGCGTGATGATGCAAAGTAGGCAAGTTTTATTTGCGTTTGTTTGCAAATGGGGGAAGGTAAGGCAGAAGGTAAATTCGAAGTGGCAAGGAATATGCTGGATGAAGGCATCACTGTTTCTTCATAAAAATTTTATTATATTCCCTGCTTCGTCTTTATAACTTTTTTGTAAGCTGGAACTAGTTCATAGGAATGGCAGTGGGAGGAAGATGGGCATGAGGATTTGGGAAATAGGCTTGATTATGATCAATTTTAGCCTGTTGTACTGGGCGGTAATCACGAATAAGAAAGGAAACCGGGGATTGTTCATCCCTTTGGGGATCGCCTTCGGTTTAGTTATTGTGCAGGTTTGCGGGGAAGGTGGACGGTGGGAGATGATTCCGGCTTACTTGACGCCGCTCCTTTTGACGGGTTATTTCTTCTTAGGCAAGCGGAAGGAGGGCGGCAGAAGCCGGCTTGCGGTCACGGTTCAAACGGTGCTATTGACCGTATATTTGTTGGTCTCGGTTGCACCGCCTGCAATGCTGCCGGTATTCTCGTTTGCGAAACCGACGGGGCCTTATGCGGTCGGAACGACGGTTTATCACTGGAAAGATGAACAGCGGCGGGAAACTTATTCGGAGAACCCTGCCGACCTACGCGAGTTGATGGTGCAGGTCTGGTACCCTGCTATAGAAGGAGGCAGGGAAGAAGTGAGCCCTTATCTCCAGAACGCATCGCAGATGACGGCAGCCATATCATCAAAAATGTTGGACCTTCCAGCTTTTACGCTAAGCCACCTGGGGCTGATCAAAACGCATTCTTTGTTGGAAGCCAAGCTTTCGGATTCGGAAGGCCGTTATCCGGTTTTGGTTTTTTCCCATGGAATGAACGGGTTTCGCAATCAAAATATGTACCAGATGGAAGAACTTGCAAGCTACGGCTACATCGTTCTGGGCATCGATTATGCCTATGAAGCTGCTGCCTCGGTGTATCCTGACGGTAGGGTAGCCCTGAGCAAAATCAGCCGTACCCTGAGTTCCAATGCCCAGTACGAAGAGCATATACCGCTTTGGACCAACGATGCTGCCTTTGTGCTGAATCAAGTAGAGAAGCTGAATCAGAATGATTCTGCAGGCCGTTTTACCGGCAAACTTGATCTGGAACGAATCGGCATGCTCGGACATTCGTTCGGGGGAGCCGTTACGGTGCAAATGTTGCAGAAAGATTCGCGTGTGAAGGCTGCCCTAAGTATGGACGGCGGATTTTATGGTTCACCTGTTTCTGAAAAAGGATTTGGAAAACCATTTTTGATGATGTATTCAGAGGAGACGTACAACAAGGTGATGACCTCTTACGATGATGTGGCTAAACAGCTGGGTGGGGTAAGCCGCGAAGCGTTTGAAGCCCCCAGGAAAGAATATGTACAAAAATCGGGCAATGCTTTGGCGGGCGGAGGGTTATCGATCCTTATTCCGGGCTCCAAACATGCAAGCTACTCCGATCTTGCGTTATTCTCTCCTCTGCTAGGCTTGAGGGGCGCAGACCCGCAGCGGGATTACCGCATCGTGAACGAATTCAGTGTTGCCTTTTTCGATACGTATTTAAAAGGAAAGGACGCTTCTGTGCTGCAAGCATTGGCCGTCAAATACCCGGAGGTGAATTTTAAGGTGAACAAATAAGCGTTTAGGCGAGAGTTGATACAGGAAGTTCAATGATGAAAGCATAATGTCCCAATGAATGAACCAGGCTTAAGGTGCCGCCGTGCCGTTCGATGATATTTTTGGCAATGGATAACCCCAATCCTGAACCGATTTGGATGGCATGGGACGCTCGCGAGTGATCTGCTTTATAAAACCGCTCAAATAATAGCTCCTCCTGTTCCTTCGATATCGAAGCTCCTTCATTTTCGATTTGGATGGCAACAAAAGGAACACGTGCATCCAATGTCACGCGAACAATTCCCGGTTTCACTGAGAACTTCAAAGCATTCATCAACAGGTTGTCGATGGCTCTCCTTATTTTTCCTGGATCCATGGGTATCGGTATAGCTTTGGATTCCAAAAACGTCTCCACAGTGACCCCAAGTTCTTTCGCGAAGGGTTGAAATTCGGCCAGAATTTGTGTGAGCAGTTCCCGTACATCGAACTCGCCCATTTCAAGCTTGGCGTCACTGGTTGTGAGACGTGTGTACTCAAATAAGTCATCAATGAGATGCTTCAGCTGCATAGCTTTGTTGTAGGTGTTGTCAACGAAACGTTCCTGTTCCTGCTCATTGTGATAGACTCTCTTTTTCAACAGCTCTAGGTATCCGATGATGCTGGTAAGGGGGGTTCGCAGATCATGGGATACGCCTGTAATCAAGTCCATTTTGGACTTTTCGATTTGACGTTCCTTTTCGATTTGGCGTTCCAGCTTTTCAGCCATTGCGTTAATGTTTTCGGCAACCCTGCCCAGCTCGTCCTGCCTTGAGAGTGGGACGCGATAGTGCAGATTTCCTCTGGCGATAAAATCAAGTCCTTCGGTCAGGTTAAGCAGATATTGTACGATACGCCGAGTCATAAGGGAAAAGCTCAAAATAAACATGAAGACAAACGCAACGATAGATAAAACGACATAGAGAATGTTTGATAAATAAGGGAAATGGCGATTAGTAAGAAGACTGCTTAACAAAGATTCGTTGACAAATGACGATATGTTGAGCGCAATGATTAGGCTAAGGATAAACGACCAAAACATGCGCACACGAATACTGTTCTTTCCAGAAATCAGGGAAAACACTTTATTTTTCAATTTTATATCCCACCCCCCAGACCGTCTTGACGTACCGTGGCTCCCGTGGGTTCTCCTCAATTTTCTCCCGAAGATTTCGGACATGAACCACAACCGTATTGTCCGAGACGCTGGAGGTTTCCTTCCAAACCCGTTCGTAAATTTGATCCACACTGAACACATATCCGCGATGGCTTGCCATCAGTTCAAGTATGGAAAATTCAAGAGGTGTCAGGGATACTTCCTTTCCTTTTACGGTAACCTGGTGCCTGGCCTTGTCAATGATTAAGTCCCCTACTGAAATGACATCATCCTCGTGGTCCTTGGCGGAATAGCTTTGCCGGCGCAGCTGCGCTTTGACCCGGGCCACCAATTCCAGAAGACTGAACGGCTTAGTAACGTAATCATCCGCTCCGGTAGTTAGCCCGGTTATTTTATCCATTTCTTCTTCCTTGGCGGACAGCATGATAATAGGGATTTTTGAGGTTTCTCTGATTTTCAGGCAAGCCCTGATCCCATCCAAATGGGGCATCATCACATCCAGAATGATCAATTGCACGGGTGTTGTTTGGACAATCTCCAATGCCTTCAAGCCATTTTCCGCTTCAAGCACATGATATCCTTCATTGCACAAGAAGATGTGTATAAAATCCCTAATTTCGGAGTCATCATCCACAACCAAGATGGTGATCTTATTCATCTGTAACCTCCTGATAATCTGCCAAAAATCAGTCTTTGCTCTCAACATAACAAAAATATATGAAGAATTAGTGGGGGAAAATCTAAAGAATATCTAAAGTTGCGAATCCGATGACTTGACGCCTTTCGGCGTCCTTAGATGAGCTTGTTCAAAACTTGGGTGCGTTGCGGAGGGAATGGATGTGGGCTCCATAGCTTAAAAATTTTCCATATACAGATTCAGCCAACTCGAAGTGGCAAGGAATATGCTTGGTGAAGGCATCGCTGTTTCGCTGATTGTTCGAATGACTGGTTTGTCTGAGTTGGAGATTGAGATGTTGAAGGGGCAGCGGCATTAGAAATTGACTGTATTCATTAGAAGATTTCTTATTTAATCAGTATAGTCGTGGTATCTACTTTAATGTGTAAAAAAGGATTGTATAATTAGCCTTAGACTAGTTATACAATCCTTTTTTATTTGGTAGAATAAGACTAGTGTTATGCCCACGTACCTTGAACACTGACTAACTGGCTAGCTTGTACATTTGAAAATGTTCCTTCAATGGCTAAGGATTCTCTGGATGATAGTTTATTATTATTTGCAAGATTTTCTACTTTCTTTAACGTGGAACGTTTCATTAAATGAATAGTTTCATGTAACTGAGGATTCAGTTGAATAGTTAGCATAGGGTTATTCCTTTCTTGAATGAGTAGATTCCATAAGTATTATAGCAAATAAGTAGGAATTGGGGTTGTAGAGTGAAGAAAAAAATTTTTGTCGGATTTTGTATTTCTGTATTTTGTTTTTTGCAGATATGGTGCTCTTCATTTATATTCTATTATCCCTATTTAGGTATAGAAATTGATTCTACACAAGATAAACAATGGAAAATAAATGCTCTAACTACTGAAGGTGCTGGTATAAAGTTGGACCTAAAGCTAGGAGACATCGTTCAACAAGTAGATGATAGGCCTGCCGAGGAATCCATGTTAGTAAAGAAGTGGCACACTGTTGAACAAGCCGATATGCTATCTATTTCTAGAAATGGAATTGAGTACGAAATCAGTGTTAACACAAAAAGTAATATTTTTTATGATTTACTCCCATTAATAGAGGAAATCGTATGTTTGTTTATGGCAATTTTACTTTATATTAAAATGTCCTATTCTAAATCGGCGAAATTGTTGGCAGCCGTGTTTATAAGTGCATCTTTTATTTTTATGGGTCTAGGCGCTTCTATAAGAGGAGATGCTATTGGTAAGCTACTGATTACTAGTTTTATGATGCTAATGCCAATTGTATTTTTGCATTTTTTGATTGTGTTTTTTAAGGAAAAAGGGAATTTAGCTTTACCGACATGGATGTTGAAATATTTATATACAATTGTAGTGTTTACTTTATGTTTAAGAAGTCTTTATTTTTTACCTTCTTTAACATACAACTTATATCATTATGATGTATCAGTTACACTAGGCTTCTTCATTTTCGGCTTTTTAATAAATATGTATGTACTAACTGTTCAATATGTCAAAGTTCGAAAACAACA
Above is a genomic segment from Paenibacillus sp. HWE-109 containing:
- a CDS encoding (2Fe-2S)-binding protein, with amino-acid sequence MINTTYVLKCAINGKAVAIPVPASKRMSDILRDDLLLTGTKVSCEIGRCGACMVLLDGKPVNSCLLMAYQAAGREVTTIEGISAGEDLHPVQQAMLEEGGLQCGYCTAGMVVTLTALWEINPAPTRAEAEQALCGNICRCTGYEGIFRAVERCGLSIKREG
- a CDS encoding BMP family ABC transporter substrate-binding protein, with protein sequence MMPKKMMFALTAIFLVILSACSAKTTETSSTTAPSSSPAATTATTATPQAEKKLPKVAFVYIGVPGDGGWTYEHDQGRMMLEKELGIKATTVENIPEGPDAERVFEELAQKNDIIFGTSFGYMDSMVSVAQKHPNVKFLHSTGYKTLPNLGTYMGREYQSAYLVGMAAGKMTKNNHLGYVGAFPIPEVIYTINAFTLGAQSVNPDIDVSVVWSNTWFDPATEKQAAISLLDKGVDVLAAYQDSPASIQAAAERKVWGIGNDSDMSRFAPETYISNPKWNWGPYYVQTVKSIMDGAWKSEAYFGSMKDGITDIAPLGKNVPADVKALVEKKKQDILAGTFDVFQGPIVDQDGKVRYEQGKKMTDEEILGTTWFVKGIKGVIPK
- a CDS encoding aromatic ring-hydroxylating dioxygenase subunit alpha is translated as MTIQDKALRNEWHPVLLSSALREDPIPVIILGEKVAVFRTSQGVHAFKDLCIHRGVPLSLGKVKEDELVCAYHGWSYNGCGACTRIPSLPADRAIPVRAKAIVYECVEAHGFIWVCLGVPLSPLPQVSNYIPAGFKEVLMGPYTLQAAGPRIIENFLDVSHLMFVHEGHLGDSAYAEINDYQVQEENGVLTSEEIIVYQPDSDGTGRGLHSRYVYEVFSPLCVAFTKREQGSDHLFRLFLMVLPVTEQESKAFMLKQRNYAYEEADEVFVKFQDMLIEQDRIMVENQKPELLPLDLQAELHLNTDRLSIAYRKRLRELGVTFGTA
- the sda gene encoding sporulation histidine kinase inhibitor Sda gives rise to the protein MKSLSSQGLIDAYFSSIDLQLEKEFIQLLLLELKHRNIHVDCLSNITFGANSPLDGANE
- a CDS encoding alpha/beta hydrolase family protein: MRIWEIGLIMINFSLLYWAVITNKKGNRGLFIPLGIAFGLVIVQVCGEGGRWEMIPAYLTPLLLTGYFFLGKRKEGGRSRLAVTVQTVLLTVYLLVSVAPPAMLPVFSFAKPTGPYAVGTTVYHWKDEQRRETYSENPADLRELMVQVWYPAIEGGREEVSPYLQNASQMTAAISSKMLDLPAFTLSHLGLIKTHSLLEAKLSDSEGRYPVLVFSHGMNGFRNQNMYQMEELASYGYIVLGIDYAYEAAASVYPDGRVALSKISRTLSSNAQYEEHIPLWTNDAAFVLNQVEKLNQNDSAGRFTGKLDLERIGMLGHSFGGAVTVQMLQKDSRVKAALSMDGGFYGSPVSEKGFGKPFLMMYSEETYNKVMTSYDDVAKQLGGVSREAFEAPRKEYVQKSGNALAGGGLSILIPGSKHASYSDLALFSPLLGLRGADPQRDYRIVNEFSVAFFDTYLKGKDASVLQALAVKYPEVNFKVNK
- a CDS encoding sensor histidine kinase, producing MKNKVFSLISGKNSIRVRMFWSFILSLIIALNISSFVNESLLSSLLTNRHFPYLSNILYVVLSIVAFVFMFILSFSLMTRRIVQYLLNLTEGLDFIARGNLHYRVPLSRQDELGRVAENINAMAEKLERQIEKERQIEKSKMDLITGVSHDLRTPLTSIIGYLELLKKRVYHNEQEQERFVDNTYNKAMQLKHLIDDLFEYTRLTTSDAKLEMGEFDVRELLTQILAEFQPFAKELGVTVETFLESKAIPIPMDPGKIRRAIDNLLMNALKFSVKPGIVRVTLDARVPFVAIQIENEGASISKEQEELLFERFYKADHSRASHAIQIGSGLGLSIAKNIIERHGGTLSLVHSLGHYAFIIELPVSTLA
- a CDS encoding response regulator transcription factor; translation: MNKITILVVDDDSEIRDFIHIFLCNEGYHVLEAENGLKALEIVQTTPVQLIILDVMMPHLDGIRACLKIRETSKIPIIMLSAKEEEMDKITGLTTGADDYVTKPFSLLELVARVKAQLRRQSYSAKDHEDDVISVGDLIIDKARHQVTVKGKEVSLTPLEFSILELMASHRGYVFSVDQIYERVWKETSSVSDNTVVVHVRNLREKIEENPREPRYVKTVWGVGYKIEK